In a single window of the Prochlorococcus marinus str. AS9601 genome:
- the dnaJ gene encoding molecular chaperone DnaJ has product MADFYQILGVSRDADADTLKKAYRKLARQYHPDVNKEPGAEDKFKEIGKAYEALADPETRARYDQFGEAGLGGAAGMPDMGDMGGFADLFETFFNGFGGQNPQGGRTQRRGPQQGDDLRYDLNVEFKDAIFGQQREIKIPHLETCEVCRGTGAKQGTGPKTCSTCGGSGQVRRATRTPFGNFTQVAECPSCNGAGQIIADPCVNCGGNGVKQVRKKLRINIPAGVDTGTKLRVSGEGNVGLKGGPPGDLYVFIKVKNDSKLKRDGVTIYSEIAVSYLQAILGDTVKITTVDGEVNLKIPSGTQPNTTLSLENKGVPRLGNPVARGNHEVLVKVKLPTRITDGERELLEGLASQYSDKNINSTSGLFSKLFGKDS; this is encoded by the coding sequence ATGGCTGATTTCTATCAAATACTTGGAGTTTCAAGAGATGCTGATGCAGATACCTTAAAAAAGGCTTATAGAAAATTAGCAAGACAATACCATCCTGATGTTAATAAAGAACCTGGTGCGGAAGATAAATTTAAAGAAATTGGTAAGGCTTACGAAGCATTAGCTGACCCTGAAACTAGAGCCAGGTATGACCAATTTGGAGAGGCTGGCCTTGGAGGCGCAGCTGGGATGCCTGATATGGGAGACATGGGTGGATTTGCTGATCTATTTGAAACTTTTTTTAATGGATTTGGGGGGCAAAATCCACAGGGTGGAAGAACACAAAGAAGAGGTCCTCAACAAGGAGATGATCTAAGGTATGACCTTAATGTTGAATTTAAAGATGCAATTTTTGGTCAACAAAGAGAAATTAAAATTCCTCATCTGGAAACATGTGAAGTCTGTAGGGGAACGGGTGCAAAACAAGGAACCGGACCCAAAACTTGCTCAACATGTGGTGGAAGTGGACAAGTTAGAAGAGCTACAAGAACACCTTTTGGTAATTTCACACAAGTAGCTGAATGTCCCTCATGTAATGGGGCTGGTCAGATAATTGCAGATCCATGTGTAAATTGCGGCGGTAATGGAGTGAAGCAAGTCAGAAAAAAATTAAGAATTAATATACCTGCAGGAGTTGATACCGGTACTAAATTAAGAGTTTCCGGTGAGGGAAATGTTGGTTTAAAAGGGGGCCCACCTGGAGATCTTTATGTCTTTATAAAGGTTAAGAATGATTCAAAACTTAAAAGAGATGGTGTAACTATTTACTCAGAAATAGCAGTGAGTTATTTACAGGCTATCTTAGGCGACACGGTTAAAATTACTACGGTTGATGGAGAAGTTAATTTAAAAATTCCAAGTGGTACGCAGCCAAATACAACTCTTTCACTTGAGAATAAAGGGGTACCTAGGCTTGGTAATCCAGTTGCGAGAGGAAACCATGAAGTCTTAGTAAAAGTAAAATTACCAACTCGTATAACAGATGGAGAACGAGAGCTTTTGGAGGGTTTAGCTTCTCAATATTCAGATAAAAATATTAATTCCACTAGTGGACTTTTTAGTAAATT